In a single window of the Prinia subflava isolate CZ2003 ecotype Zambia chromosome 3, Cam_Psub_1.2, whole genome shotgun sequence genome:
- the LOC134548172 gene encoding uncharacterized protein LOC134548172 has product MGYKGSPTLFGSQLAKELEIWTREGQVPRDQYLLLQYVDDILIATEEEMTCIKVTIEILNSLGMGGYKVSREKAQIAQQTVIYLGCEISQGQRKLGTNRIQAICAIPEPQNLHELRIFLGMTGWCRLWIMDYRLIAKPLYEAQKTQPFTWGKPQKEAFQKLKEALTTAPALGLPDLSKDFQLYVHERQRLALGVLTQRLGSWKRPVGYFSKQLDNVSAGWPSCLRAVAATVLLIQEARKLTMGRHIDVYVPHMVTTVLEQKGGHWLSPSRMMKFQVTLTEQDDVALKTTNLLNPALFLGATAEEGPLEHDCLEVIEHTYSARTDLKDVPLEQPEWELFTDGSSFMENGARYAGYAVTTIDVVIEAKSLPPNTSAQRAELIALTRALELSEGKTVNIWTDSKYAFGVVHVHGALWKERGLLSSQGTNIKHQDAVLQLIDAVQKPEQVAIMHCKAHQSGNSKICEGNRKADWAARQVAREVQKTMALIPSRLNISQFNLPPKPNYTIEDDRLAQLLKAQKNAEGWYVTAQGQIVVPPLVMREILQVKHNECHWGAEALVKWLRQYLISVQMQTMAKSVMSKCEICLKNNPVARRQAQLGRIRIGIEPGDYWQVDFAELPKTRGYKYLLVGVDTFSRWPEALPCSTNQAKETVK; this is encoded by the coding sequence atggggtacaaggggtcgcccactctctttggaagtcaactggcaaaagaactggaaatctggaccagagaagggcaagtaccaagagaccaatatttattactccagtatgtagatgacattttgattgcaacagaggaagaaatgacctgcataaaggtaaccattgagatcttaaattcactaggaatgggagggtataaggtatccagagaaaaagcacaaattgcccaacagactgtgatttacctgggatgtgaaatctcacaagggcagagaaaactgggtactaatcgtattcaagctatctgtgctattccagagcctcagaatctacacgagctgcggatcttcctcggaatgacagggtggtgtcgcctgtggatcatggactatagactgattgcaaaacccttgtacgaagctcagaagacgcagccgttcacctggggcaaaccacagaaagaggccttccagaagttaaaggaagcactgacaactgctcctgctttgggatTACCTGATCTatctaaagactttcagctgtacgtgcatgaaaggcagcgactggcactgggagtcctgacccaacgactgggaagctggaaaaggccggtgggttacttttccaaacaactcgacaacgtaagtgccggatggccttcatgtctgcgggcagtggcagctaccgtgctgctgatacaggaagccaggaagctcacaatgggaagacacatagatgtctatgtgccacacatggtaactacagtcctggaacaaaaggggggccattggctctctccaagccggatgatgaagtttcaggtaaccctgactgagcaagatgatgttgcactaaaaacaactaacctcttgaatccagctctatttctaggtgccacagctgaggaaggtccattagagcatgactgtctagaagtcatcgagcacacttattcagcaagaacagatctgaaggatgtccccctggagcaaccagagtgggaactctttacagatggaagcagcttcatggagaacggagccagatacgcgggatatgcggtaactacaattgatgtagtaatagaggcaaaatcactaccacctaacacgtctgcacaaagggcagaactaatcgcattaaccagagcactcgagctgagtgaagggaagacagtgaatatttggactgattccaaatatgcctttggagtagtgcatgtacacggagctttatggaaagaaagaggactgctgtcctcccaagggacaaatattaaacatcaagatgcagtcctacaattgatagatgcagtacaaaaacctgaacaagtagcaatcatgcactgcaaggcacatcaatcaggcaactccaaaatttgtgaaggaaatcgaaaagcagattgggcagcccgtcaggtagcgcgagaggtacagaaaacaatggcattgataccatcaagacttaatatctctcaatttaatttgcctccgaagccaaactatacaatcgaagatgacagactagcacaactgctgaaggcacagaagaacgcagaagggtggtatgtaaccgcacaagggcaaatagtggtacctcctttggtaatgagagaaattttacaagtaaaacataatgagtgtcactggggtgcagaggcgttggtaaagtggttaagacaatacctaatctcagtacagatgcaaacaatggccaagtcagtaatgtctaaatgtgaaatctgtctgaaaaacaatcccgtagctagacgacaggcacagttaggcagaattcggataggaatagaaccaggagactattggcaagtagattttgcagaactgccaaaaactcggggatacaaatacctgttagtaggggttgacacgttttctagatggccagaagcccttccctgtagcacaaaccaagcaaaggaaacagttaagtag